A single Arachnia propionica DNA region contains:
- a CDS encoding propanediol/glycerol family dehydratase large subunit, protein MRSKRFEALDARPVNQDGFVSEWPEVGLIAMDSPNDPKPSITLTNGLVTELDGKTRDQFDMIDTFVADYGINLELAEKAMAIDSLQVARMLCDINVPRTEIIPLTTAMTPAKLTEVVSNMSVLEMMMAVTKLRARKQPANQCHVTNVADNPVQIAADSAEAALRGFAEQETTVGVVRYAPFNALSLLVGAQTGRPGILTQCAVEEATELQLGMRGLTAYAETVSVYGTEAVFMDGDDTPWSKAFLASSYASRGLKMRFTSGTGSEVQMGYAEGKSMLYLEARCLFVTKAAGSQGTQNGSVSCIGVPAGVPGGIRAVLAENLIATMLDLECASSNDQTFTHSDLRRVSRSLMQFVPGTDFICSGYSSTPNKDNMFAGSNWDAEDFDDWNIIQRDLRIDGGLTPVLEEDVIAVRRKAARALQAVFDELGLPAITDAEVEAATYAHSSDDMPKRNVVEDLKAAEDMMNREVTGVDVAKALSRGGFEDVAQAVFNLLKRRVAGDYLHTSAIFDADFNVISAVNSPNDYHGPQTGYQIDDERWNQIKTIRQAISPESI, encoded by the coding sequence ATGCGTTCCAAGAGGTTTGAGGCGCTCGACGCGCGCCCCGTGAACCAGGACGGGTTCGTCAGCGAATGGCCCGAGGTGGGCCTGATCGCCATGGACTCCCCCAACGATCCGAAACCGTCGATCACGCTGACCAACGGGCTCGTGACCGAGCTCGACGGCAAGACCCGCGACCAGTTCGACATGATCGACACCTTCGTCGCCGACTACGGCATCAACCTGGAGCTGGCGGAGAAGGCCATGGCCATCGACTCCCTCCAGGTGGCCCGCATGCTGTGCGACATCAACGTGCCCCGCACCGAGATCATCCCGCTGACCACCGCCATGACCCCGGCGAAACTCACCGAGGTCGTCAGCAACATGAGCGTGCTGGAGATGATGATGGCGGTCACGAAACTGCGTGCCCGCAAACAGCCCGCCAACCAGTGCCACGTCACCAACGTCGCCGACAACCCCGTGCAGATCGCCGCCGACTCCGCCGAGGCCGCGCTGCGTGGTTTCGCCGAGCAGGAAACCACCGTCGGCGTGGTCCGCTACGCCCCGTTCAACGCGCTGTCGCTGCTGGTCGGCGCCCAGACGGGCCGCCCCGGCATCCTCACCCAGTGCGCGGTCGAGGAGGCCACGGAACTGCAGCTCGGCATGCGCGGGCTGACCGCCTACGCCGAAACCGTGTCCGTCTACGGCACCGAAGCGGTGTTCATGGACGGCGACGACACCCCCTGGTCGAAGGCGTTCCTGGCCTCCAGCTACGCCTCCCGCGGCCTGAAGATGCGCTTCACCTCCGGCACCGGATCCGAGGTGCAGATGGGCTACGCCGAGGGCAAGTCCATGCTGTACCTGGAGGCCCGCTGCCTGTTCGTGACCAAGGCGGCCGGGTCGCAGGGCACCCAGAACGGTTCCGTCAGCTGCATCGGCGTGCCCGCGGGCGTGCCCGGCGGCATCCGCGCCGTGCTGGCCGAGAACCTGATCGCCACCATGCTGGACCTCGAATGCGCCTCCAGCAACGACCAGACCTTCACCCACTCCGATCTGCGCCGGGTGTCGCGGTCGCTGATGCAGTTCGTGCCCGGCACCGACTTCATCTGCTCCGGCTACTCCTCCACCCCGAACAAGGACAACATGTTCGCGGGCTCCAACTGGGATGCCGAGGACTTCGACGACTGGAACATCATCCAGCGCGACCTGCGCATCGACGGCGGCCTCACCCCCGTCCTGGAGGAGGACGTCATCGCGGTGCGCCGCAAGGCCGCCCGCGCCCTGCAGGCCGTCTTCGACGAACTGGGACTGCCGGCCATCACCGACGCCGAGGTGGAGGCCGCCACCTACGCCCACAGCTCCGACGACATGCCCAAACGCAACGTCGTCGAGGACCTGAAGGCCGCCGAGGACATGATGAACCGCGAGGTCACCGGCGTGGACGTGGCCAAGGCGCTGTCGCGAGGCGGTTTCGAGGACGTCGCCCAAGCGGTGTTCAACCTGCTGAAGCGTCGCGTCGCGGGCGACTACCTGCACACCTCCGCGATCTTCGACGCCGACTTCAACGTGATCTCGGCCGTGAACTCGCCCAACGACTACCACGGCCCGCAGACCGGCTACCAGATCGACGACGAGCGGTGGAACCAGATCAAGACCATTCGTCAGGCCATCAGCCCCGAGAGCATCTGA
- a CDS encoding propanediol/glycerol family dehydratase medium subunit — translation MSIDVNTLKQIIAQVVQEMTAEDSAATPPAAEPATAAPASGGTATMTATAAGKLTLAETGPAERGSDPKEVVVAVSPAFSTLIHETIIGLPHAAVLKEIAAGIEEEGLKHRFVKVYKTADVGFIAHQAAKLSGSGIGIGIQSRGTTVIHQKDLPPLSNVELFSQSPLIDLETFRAIGKNAAKYAKGESPQPVPIRNDQMARPKYQAIAALLHNKETAQCDLAKKPQALRVSTA, via the coding sequence ATGAGCATTGATGTGAACACCCTCAAACAGATCATCGCGCAGGTGGTCCAGGAGATGACCGCCGAGGATTCGGCCGCCACCCCGCCGGCCGCCGAGCCCGCCACGGCGGCCCCCGCCTCGGGTGGCACCGCGACGATGACCGCCACGGCCGCCGGGAAACTCACCCTGGCCGAGACCGGACCCGCGGAGCGCGGCTCCGACCCGAAGGAGGTCGTGGTGGCGGTTTCCCCGGCGTTCAGCACCCTGATCCACGAAACCATCATCGGCCTGCCCCACGCCGCCGTCCTCAAGGAGATCGCCGCGGGCATCGAGGAGGAGGGCCTCAAACACCGGTTCGTGAAGGTCTACAAGACCGCCGACGTCGGTTTCATCGCCCACCAGGCGGCGAAACTGTCGGGCTCCGGCATCGGCATCGGCATCCAGTCGCGCGGCACCACGGTCATCCACCAGAAGGACCTGCCGCCGCTCAGCAACGTGGAGCTGTTCAGCCAGTCCCCGCTGATCGACCTGGAGACCTTCCGCGCCATCGGCAAGAACGCGGCCAAGTACGCCAAGGGCGAGTCGCCGCAGCCCGTGCCGATCCGCAACGACCAGATGGCCCGCCCCAAGTACCAGGCCATCGCGGCCCTGCTGCACAACAAGGAAACCGCCCAGTGCGACCTGGCCAAGAAGCCCCAGGCGCTGCGGGTCAGCACCGCCTAG
- a CDS encoding diol dehydratase small subunit has translation MDQEQLIRQIMSEVMKSLGNDSVSFAKNTPAPAAPAQAPAAGTRRIGRDEYPLAEKHPELVKTNTGKALDELTFEDVKAGKLSPLDFRISSETLELQAQVADADGRQTLARNLRRAAELVAVPDARLLEIYNALRPYRSTKAELYEIADELEGQYGAKVSAGFVREAADVYEARGRLRED, from the coding sequence ATGGATCAGGAACAACTCATCCGACAGATCATGTCGGAGGTCATGAAGTCCCTCGGCAACGACTCCGTGTCCTTCGCCAAGAACACCCCGGCGCCCGCCGCCCCGGCCCAGGCCCCCGCCGCGGGGACCCGCCGGATCGGCCGCGACGAGTACCCGCTGGCCGAGAAACACCCGGAGCTGGTGAAAACCAACACCGGCAAGGCCCTCGACGAACTCACCTTCGAGGACGTCAAGGCGGGGAAGCTGAGCCCCCTCGACTTCCGCATCTCCTCGGAGACCCTGGAACTCCAGGCCCAGGTGGCCGACGCCGACGGACGCCAGACCCTGGCCCGCAACCTGCGTCGCGCCGCCGAGCTGGTGGCCGTGCCCGACGCCCGGCTGCTGGAGATCTACAACGCGCTGCGGCCGTACCGCTCCACGAAGGCGGAGCTGTACGAGATCGCCGACGAACTGGAGGGCCAGTACGGCGCGAAGGTGAGCGCGGGGTTCGTCCGTGAGGCCGCCGACGTCTACGAGGCCCGCGGAAGGCTGCGCGAGGACTGA
- a CDS encoding diol dehydratase reactivase subunit alpha, with the protein MAKLVAGIDIGNATTEVALAETGDADGQVDFLSSAIVPTTGIKGTSANIRGLFRSLTEALNKAGRRIEDLDSIRINEAAPVIGDVAMETITETIITESTMIGHNPSTPGGLGIGVGTTIALDELPDAPAGQPYIVVAPRTIPYDQVAARLNAVAECLEVTGAILQADDGVLVHNRLARKIPIVDEVRLIEKVPLGMLAAIEVADVGRIVETLSNPFGIATLFGLEADATRSVVPLARSLVGNRSAVVIKTPEGDVQERRIPAGRLTFHGTNTLDVDVDLGAAEIMDVASRIRDLSDITGEAGTNVGGMMEKVRVTMAQLTNQHTRDIRITDLLAVDTRVPQQVAGGIANEFSMEAAVGIAVMVRTDRLQMERIASELAAEIGVPVEVGGVEADMAIRGALTTPGTAAPIAILDMGAGSTDASVMRPDGTGTSIHLAGAGNMVTLMIQSELGLDSFDLAEDIKRHPLAKVESVFNIRHEDGTVQFFEDPLPGHVYARTVVLKPDGMVPLDVDLPVETIRQVRIRAKEQVFVTNAIRALQRVSPTSEVRGIDFVVLVGGSALDFEIPQLVTRALADYRVVAGRANIRGVEGPRNAVATGLVLGGAS; encoded by the coding sequence ATGGCGAAACTGGTCGCTGGCATCGACATCGGCAACGCGACCACCGAGGTGGCGCTCGCCGAGACCGGTGATGCCGACGGGCAGGTGGACTTCCTGTCCAGCGCCATCGTCCCCACCACCGGCATCAAGGGAACCAGCGCCAACATCCGTGGCCTGTTCCGTTCCCTCACCGAGGCCCTGAACAAGGCGGGACGCCGCATCGAGGACCTCGACTCCATCCGCATCAACGAAGCCGCCCCCGTGATCGGCGACGTCGCGATGGAGACCATCACCGAGACGATCATCACCGAATCCACGATGATCGGACACAATCCCTCCACCCCGGGCGGCCTCGGCATCGGGGTGGGAACCACCATCGCCCTCGACGAGCTGCCCGACGCCCCCGCCGGGCAGCCCTACATCGTCGTGGCGCCCCGCACGATTCCCTACGACCAGGTCGCGGCCCGGCTGAACGCCGTCGCCGAGTGCCTGGAGGTCACCGGCGCGATCCTGCAGGCCGACGACGGCGTGCTGGTCCACAACCGGCTGGCCCGCAAGATCCCCATCGTCGACGAGGTGCGTCTGATCGAGAAGGTCCCGCTCGGGATGCTGGCCGCCATCGAGGTGGCCGACGTCGGGCGCATCGTCGAGACCCTGTCCAACCCGTTCGGCATCGCGACCCTCTTCGGTCTGGAGGCCGACGCCACCCGCTCCGTGGTGCCCCTGGCCCGTTCCCTGGTGGGCAACCGTTCCGCCGTGGTCATCAAAACCCCGGAGGGCGACGTGCAGGAACGCCGCATCCCCGCGGGCCGCCTCACCTTCCACGGCACCAACACCCTCGACGTCGATGTCGACCTGGGTGCGGCCGAGATCATGGACGTCGCCTCCCGGATCCGCGACCTCTCCGACATCACGGGAGAGGCCGGCACCAATGTCGGCGGCATGATGGAGAAGGTGCGGGTGACCATGGCGCAGCTGACCAACCAGCACACCCGCGACATCCGCATCACCGATCTGCTCGCCGTCGACACCCGGGTGCCGCAGCAGGTGGCGGGCGGCATCGCCAACGAGTTCTCCATGGAGGCCGCCGTCGGCATCGCCGTGATGGTCAGGACCGACCGCCTCCAGATGGAACGGATCGCCTCCGAACTGGCCGCCGAAATCGGCGTGCCCGTCGAGGTCGGCGGCGTGGAGGCCGACATGGCCATCCGTGGCGCGCTCACCACCCCCGGGACGGCCGCCCCCATCGCGATCCTCGACATGGGCGCCGGTTCCACCGACGCCTCCGTCATGCGCCCGGACGGCACCGGCACCTCCATTCACCTGGCCGGCGCCGGGAACATGGTGACCCTGATGATCCAGTCCGAACTCGGCCTCGACTCCTTCGACCTGGCCGAGGACATCAAACGCCACCCGCTGGCGAAGGTGGAGTCGGTTTTCAACATCCGCCATGAGGACGGCACCGTGCAGTTCTTCGAGGATCCGCTTCCCGGGCACGTCTACGCCCGTACCGTGGTGCTCAAACCCGATGGCATGGTGCCCCTCGACGTGGATCTTCCCGTCGAGACCATCCGCCAGGTCCGCATCCGCGCCAAGGAGCAGGTTTTCGTCACCAACGCGATCCGCGCCCTGCAGCGCGTCTCCCCCACCTCGGAGGTGCGCGGCATCGACTTCGTGGTGCTCGTCGGCGGCTCCGCCCTGGACTTCGAGATCCCGCAGCTGGTCACCCGGGCCCTGGCCGACTACCGGGTGGTGGCCGGGCGCGCCAACATCCGCGGTGTCGAGGGGCCCCGCAACGCCGTCGCCACCGGCCTGGTGCTGGGGGGTGCGTCGTGA
- a CDS encoding glycerol dehydratase reactivase beta/small subunit family protein codes for MTDERPTINLAVHEGIGDEQLTQVLLGIEEEGVPSRVERLPELNPLTLAHRAATSSRLGIGLGIALDYVVITTEKLPERRPYLAHFLGRSEQADRIIGSNAARLVKRLPLREPERSQ; via the coding sequence GTGACCGACGAACGCCCCACCATCAACCTCGCCGTCCACGAGGGCATCGGCGACGAGCAGCTCACCCAGGTGCTCCTCGGCATCGAGGAGGAGGGGGTGCCGAGCCGCGTGGAACGCCTCCCGGAGCTCAACCCCCTGACCCTGGCGCACCGCGCCGCGACCTCGTCGCGGCTGGGCATCGGGCTGGGAATCGCCCTCGACTACGTGGTCATCACCACCGAGAAACTCCCCGAGCGGCGCCCCTACCTGGCGCATTTCCTGGGGCGCAGCGAGCAGGCGGACCGGATCATCGGGTCGAACGCCGCCCGCCTGGTGAAGAGACTTCCCCTACGTGAACCCGAAAGGAGCCAGTGA
- a CDS encoding BMC domain-containing protein gives MQALGSIEVVGLVAGVEAADVACKTADVNLIGYELARGGGYVTVKVEGQVAAVQAAMAAAEVAASKLTRVVSRIVIPRPHQELESIVFSAATVGLTKPAPDAKATTKSAAKAKAPEKTKPAPKAETKAQEKPEPESGAGTTSEPGPEPKAITKPEPKPQLEQAQPESGPDQKPDATPKNPAETTKAPRTSTTRRKQS, from the coding sequence ATGCAAGCACTGGGGAGCATTGAAGTGGTGGGCCTCGTCGCTGGCGTCGAGGCCGCCGACGTCGCCTGCAAAACCGCCGACGTCAACCTGATCGGCTACGAACTGGCCAGGGGCGGCGGCTACGTCACCGTCAAGGTCGAGGGCCAGGTGGCGGCCGTTCAGGCGGCCATGGCCGCCGCCGAGGTGGCGGCGTCGAAACTGACCCGGGTGGTCAGCAGGATCGTCATTCCCCGGCCCCACCAGGAACTGGAATCCATCGTCTTCTCGGCCGCGACCGTGGGCCTGACCAAACCCGCGCCCGATGCGAAGGCGACGACGAAATCCGCCGCCAAGGCCAAGGCACCGGAGAAAACCAAACCCGCGCCGAAGGCCGAAACCAAGGCCCAGGAGAAACCCGAACCCGAATCCGGGGCGGGAACCACCAGCGAACCCGGACCCGAGCCGAAGGCCATCACGAAACCCGAGCCGAAACCGCAGCTCGAACAGGCGCAGCCCGAATCCGGCCCGGACCAGAAGCCGGATGCCACACCCAAGAACCCCGCGGAGACCACCAAGGCTCCCCGGACATCCACCACCAGGAGGAAGCAGTCATGA
- a CDS encoding BMC domain-containing protein, whose amino-acid sequence MSNALGMIETKGYVGAVEAADAMVKSANVTLIGSEKIGSGLVTVMVRGDVGAVKAAVDAGSSAAARVGELVSQHVIPRPHGDVEKILPQS is encoded by the coding sequence ATGAGCAATGCTCTCGGAATGATCGAGACCAAGGGCTACGTGGGGGCCGTCGAGGCCGCCGACGCCATGGTCAAGTCCGCGAACGTGACCCTGATCGGCAGCGAGAAGATCGGTTCCGGTCTCGTCACCGTGATGGTGCGCGGCGACGTCGGTGCCGTGAAGGCCGCCGTCGACGCCGGGTCGTCGGCCGCCGCCCGGGTCGGCGAACTGGTCTCCCAGCACGTCATCCCGCGTCCCCACGGTGACGTCGAGAAGATCCTGCCGCAGTCATGA
- the pduL gene encoding phosphate propanoyltransferase — protein MTDALVAEITSRVLERIAALDPRKVVVGISNRHVHLCDADFKTLFGYDAPKVKKMVRQRGEFAAEETVTLHGPRGTMTRVRVMGPNRPATQVELSRTDCFALGIKAPMAQSGHLETAAPVRIEGPLGSIDCDHAVIVAGRHIHMSPDDAAALNLKDQDRVSVRFGGERGARLDNFLIRVKDSYLAELHLDTDEGNAVGARTGDYVTICLDR, from the coding sequence ATGACCGACGCGCTCGTCGCCGAGATCACCAGCCGGGTCCTGGAGCGGATCGCCGCCCTGGACCCGCGCAAGGTGGTCGTCGGCATTTCCAACCGGCACGTTCACCTGTGCGACGCCGATTTCAAAACCCTGTTCGGCTACGATGCGCCGAAGGTGAAGAAGATGGTGCGCCAGCGCGGCGAGTTCGCGGCCGAGGAGACCGTGACCCTGCACGGCCCCCGCGGCACCATGACCCGGGTGCGCGTGATGGGCCCCAACCGTCCCGCCACCCAGGTGGAGTTGAGCCGCACCGACTGCTTCGCCCTCGGCATCAAGGCGCCGATGGCCCAGTCGGGGCATCTGGAGACCGCCGCCCCCGTGCGCATCGAAGGTCCACTCGGCAGCATCGACTGCGACCACGCAGTGATCGTCGCGGGCCGTCACATCCACATGAGCCCCGACGACGCCGCCGCCCTGAACCTGAAGGACCAGGACCGCGTGAGCGTCCGGTTCGGGGGGGAGCGCGGGGCGCGTCTGGACAATTTCCTGATCCGCGTCAAGGACTCCTACCTGGCGGAGCTGCACCTCGACACCGACGAGGGCAACGCCGTCGGGGCCAGGACTGGCGACTACGTGACGATCTGCCTGGACCGATAA
- the eutJ gene encoding ethanolamine utilization protein EutJ: protein MATNPQTRINRFAELVRTGKVARKNAKRSGLRLAVDLGTANIVLAVVDGGNRPVAGGWRKANVVRDGIVVDWLGAVTNVREILTELHDRLGHIFTEAAVTIPPGISEGTVKVFTNVLDACELDPCEVVDEPVAAARALGVTDGTIIDIGHGTTGVSRLRDGVVDFSTDEPTGGHHMTLVLSGALGMGYDEAEAFKCDPANVETVFPVVRPTLEKMATIAERALGGTDPGKVYLVGGSASLPEAPKVFEKVLGVTVDRPEEPLFPTPLGAAMRSSR, encoded by the coding sequence ATGGCGACGAATCCCCAGACCAGGATCAACCGGTTCGCGGAACTCGTGCGAACCGGGAAGGTCGCACGCAAGAACGCCAAGCGCAGCGGGCTGCGGCTCGCCGTCGACCTGGGCACGGCCAACATCGTGCTTGCCGTGGTCGACGGCGGGAACCGTCCGGTGGCGGGCGGTTGGCGGAAGGCGAACGTGGTCCGCGACGGCATCGTCGTCGACTGGCTGGGGGCCGTCACCAACGTCCGGGAGATCCTCACCGAACTCCACGACAGGCTGGGCCACATCTTCACCGAGGCCGCAGTCACCATCCCGCCCGGGATCAGCGAGGGCACCGTGAAGGTGTTCACCAACGTGCTCGACGCCTGCGAACTCGACCCGTGCGAGGTGGTCGACGAACCCGTGGCCGCGGCCCGGGCCCTCGGCGTGACCGACGGCACCATCATCGACATCGGCCACGGCACCACCGGGGTGTCGCGGCTGCGCGACGGGGTGGTCGACTTCTCCACCGACGAGCCCACCGGCGGCCACCACATGACGCTGGTGTTGTCGGGGGCGCTGGGGATGGGCTACGACGAGGCCGAGGCGTTCAAGTGCGACCCCGCCAACGTCGAGACCGTCTTCCCGGTGGTGCGCCCCACCCTGGAGAAGATGGCCACCATCGCCGAGCGGGCGCTCGGCGGCACCGACCCGGGCAAGGTGTATCTGGTGGGTGGTTCCGCCTCCCTGCCCGAGGCACCCAAAGTTTTCGAGAAGGTCCTCGGCGTCACGGTTGACCGGCCCGAGGAGCCCCTTTTCCCCACCCCGTTGGGGGCGGCAATGAGGAGTAGCCGATGA
- a CDS encoding flavoprotein — protein MNEKQLRELITRIVREMLAEQPRQETPATGKPNALVLFSGALLGFDAALESLKRAAEHVNLDWRQTTSASRVLDQERIAALGMTPAEESLVQAHDLLVVPTLTANLAAKVAHGIGDCLASNVVAEFIMSNKPVVVATNGVCPDSADKRGWFPQMPSGYAAMLRENLAALKSFGVHLATAETLDRVVGEVAGAGDAVHCTARVVTESVIRSLAPGSRLSVHRRAIITDLARDAAASSGVTITRRS, from the coding sequence ATGAACGAGAAACAGCTGCGCGAGCTGATCACCAGGATCGTGCGCGAAATGCTCGCCGAACAGCCCCGGCAGGAAACCCCGGCCACGGGGAAACCCAACGCGCTGGTGCTGTTCTCGGGTGCGCTGCTCGGTTTCGACGCGGCCCTGGAGTCGCTGAAACGGGCCGCGGAACACGTCAACCTCGACTGGCGGCAGACCACCTCGGCCTCCCGTGTCCTGGATCAGGAACGCATCGCGGCCCTGGGCATGACCCCGGCCGAGGAGTCGCTGGTGCAGGCCCACGACCTGCTCGTCGTCCCCACCCTCACTGCGAACCTGGCCGCGAAGGTCGCCCACGGCATCGGTGACTGCCTGGCCAGCAACGTGGTGGCCGAGTTCATCATGAGCAACAAACCGGTGGTCGTGGCCACCAACGGCGTCTGCCCCGACTCGGCGGACAAACGCGGCTGGTTCCCGCAGATGCCGTCGGGCTACGCGGCGATGCTGCGCGAGAATCTCGCCGCCCTGAAATCGTTCGGGGTGCACCTGGCGACCGCGGAAACCCTCGACCGGGTCGTCGGGGAGGTCGCGGGCGCGGGCGACGCGGTGCACTGCACCGCGCGCGTGGTCACCGAGTCCGTGATCCGTTCCCTGGCGCCGGGGTCGCGGCTGAGCGTGCACCGCAGAGCGATCATCACCGACCTGGCCCGCGATGCGGCCGCGTCGTCGGGCGTCACGATCACCAGGAGGAGCTGA
- a CDS encoding EutN/CcmL family microcompartment protein — MYLAKVVGTVVSTSKDERLVGFKLLLIQRVHSDGAAVGDQEVAVDTVGAGTGETVIITKGSSARFAANRQQAPLDATIVGIVDVVEVED; from the coding sequence ATGTACCTGGCCAAGGTGGTGGGCACGGTGGTCTCCACCAGCAAGGACGAACGCCTCGTCGGTTTCAAGCTGCTGCTGATCCAGCGCGTCCACTCCGACGGCGCCGCCGTCGGCGACCAGGAGGTCGCGGTGGACACCGTCGGCGCCGGAACCGGTGAGACGGTCATCATCACGAAGGGCAGCTCGGCCCGGTTCGCGGCAAACCGGCAGCAGGCCCCCCTGGACGCGACCATCGTCGGCATCGTCGACGTGGTCGAGGTGGAGGACTGA
- a CDS encoding cob(I)yrinic acid a,c-diamide adenosyltransferase: MPNVYTRTGDKGDTGLFGGSRVPKQSLRVEAYGTVDEANAALGAAKAMLPAGQWRRRVHDVQQRLFVLAAELASDPEGAAILANKINTGDITDLEHLIDDCLAVTGPQREFVVPGRDDRSGAFHQARTVVRRAERRVLTLAETEPVRPELIKYLNRLSDAVYSLARLAETWRDEEIERIVRDAVAKVLGTPSKQAQPDREERAARVETTPSKPVEPDHEPLGEQSAPAPSRGRTPVRRFDLAAAKRIAERAEARSAELGVPVVIAAADAGGNLMLLHRIEGALLASIEIAINKAWSAVAFQAPTATLGPLATGDGPLPGLADTNSGRVVLFGGGVPVHVDGELAGAIGISGGTAEQDVDIATCALQDWNTIGEQ; this comes from the coding sequence ATGCCGAACGTTTACACGCGCACCGGCGACAAGGGTGACACCGGGCTGTTCGGGGGCTCCCGGGTGCCCAAGCAGAGCCTGCGCGTGGAGGCCTACGGTACCGTCGACGAGGCCAACGCGGCGCTCGGGGCGGCGAAGGCGATGCTGCCCGCCGGCCAGTGGCGGCGCCGCGTCCACGACGTGCAGCAGCGGCTGTTCGTGCTGGCCGCCGAACTGGCCAGCGACCCCGAGGGCGCGGCGATCCTGGCGAACAAGATCAACACCGGCGACATCACCGATCTGGAGCATCTCATCGACGACTGCCTGGCCGTCACGGGGCCGCAGCGGGAGTTCGTGGTGCCGGGCCGCGACGACCGGTCGGGGGCGTTCCACCAGGCCCGCACCGTGGTGCGTCGCGCGGAACGGCGGGTGCTGACCCTGGCCGAGACCGAACCGGTGCGCCCCGAACTGATCAAATACCTCAACCGCCTCTCCGACGCCGTCTACTCCCTGGCCAGGCTGGCCGAGACCTGGCGCGACGAGGAGATCGAACGCATCGTCCGGGACGCCGTCGCCAAGGTCCTCGGAACCCCTTCAAAGCAGGCCCAGCCGGACCGCGAGGAACGAGCGGCCCGAGTCGAAACCACCCCCTCGAAGCCGGTTGAGCCGGACCACGAGCCTCTGGGCGAGCAGTCCGCCCCGGCACCGTCCCGCGGCCGAACCCCGGTCCGTCGGTTCGATCTCGCCGCCGCCAAACGGATCGCCGAGCGGGCGGAGGCGCGCAGCGCCGAACTGGGGGTGCCCGTCGTGATCGCGGCCGCGGACGCGGGCGGGAACCTGATGCTGCTGCACCGCATCGAGGGCGCGCTGCTCGCGTCCATCGAGATCGCGATCAACAAGGCGTGGAGCGCCGTGGCCTTCCAGGCACCGACCGCGACGCTCGGCCCCCTGGCCACCGGGGACGGTCCCCTCCCCGGTCTGGCCGACACCAACTCCGGCCGCGTGGTCCTGTTCGGCGGAGGGGTGCCCGTCCACGTCGACGGGGAACTGGCAGGGGCCATCGGAATCTCCGGTGGAACCGCTGAACAGGACGTGGACATCGCGACCTGCGCGCTGCAGGACTGGAACACGATAGGAGAGCAGTAA